From a region of the Pseudoxanthomonas sp. X-1 genome:
- a CDS encoding dicarboxylate/amino acid:cation symporter, giving the protein MTDAASGKSRLPLHWKMMIGFVLGLTLGLIVHATVGADAGWVQQVTAVTDPAGKLFLNLIFMLVLPLLFSALVVGISEMGDVRALGRIGWRTLGFTVLASGIAVVLGLVLVNLLKPGAGTDPATAQQMLAAGAERADSIISKGKDAPGGAGMLLSLVPANVVTAAAGGNFMGVMFFALMVGVGVVLTRSDKTEAFRNAVEGLFEISMTLITLVIRLAPYAVFCFMFNLAALFGWELLIRLGAYVGVVVLALALHMFVVYSALLKWAGWSPVKWFGAVREVMVLSFSTASSNATLPTSLRVAEDNLRLPRKVSRFVLTVGATANQNGTALFEGVTVLFLAQFFGVELTLLQQLTVMFVCILGGVGTAGVPAGSLPVVALICGMVGVPPEGIGIILGVDRFLDMCRTTLNTTGDLVLATLVAKGEE; this is encoded by the coding sequence ATGACCGACGCCGCTTCCGGCAAGTCCAGGCTGCCCTTGCATTGGAAGATGATGATCGGCTTCGTGCTCGGCCTGACGCTGGGCCTGATCGTGCATGCCACCGTCGGCGCCGACGCCGGCTGGGTGCAGCAGGTCACCGCGGTGACCGATCCGGCGGGCAAGCTGTTCCTCAACCTGATCTTCATGCTGGTGCTGCCGCTGCTGTTCTCGGCGCTGGTGGTGGGCATCTCGGAAATGGGCGACGTGCGCGCGCTGGGGCGCATCGGCTGGCGCACGCTGGGCTTCACGGTCCTGGCCTCGGGCATCGCGGTGGTGCTGGGCCTGGTGCTGGTCAACCTGCTCAAGCCTGGCGCGGGCACCGACCCGGCCACCGCCCAGCAGATGCTGGCCGCCGGGGCCGAGCGGGCCGACTCGATCATCAGCAAGGGCAAGGACGCGCCGGGCGGGGCCGGCATGCTGCTCTCGCTGGTGCCGGCCAACGTGGTCACCGCGGCGGCGGGCGGCAACTTCATGGGCGTGATGTTCTTCGCGCTGATGGTCGGCGTGGGCGTGGTGCTGACCCGCAGCGACAAGACCGAGGCGTTCCGCAACGCGGTGGAGGGCCTGTTCGAGATCTCCATGACTCTGATCACCCTGGTGATCCGGCTGGCGCCGTACGCGGTGTTCTGTTTCATGTTCAACCTGGCCGCGCTGTTCGGCTGGGAGCTGCTGATCCGGCTGGGCGCCTATGTCGGCGTGGTGGTGCTGGCCCTGGCGCTGCACATGTTCGTGGTGTATTCGGCGCTGCTGAAGTGGGCCGGCTGGTCGCCGGTGAAGTGGTTCGGCGCGGTGCGCGAGGTGATGGTGCTGTCCTTCTCCACCGCCTCGTCCAATGCGACCCTGCCGACCTCGCTGCGCGTGGCCGAGGACAACCTGCGGCTGCCGCGCAAGGTCTCGCGCTTCGTGCTGACCGTGGGCGCCACCGCCAACCAGAACGGCACGGCGCTGTTCGAGGGCGTCACGGTGCTGTTCCTGGCGCAGTTCTTCGGCGTCGAACTGACCCTGCTGCAGCAGCTGACGGTGATGTTCGTCTGCATCCTGGGCGGGGTGGGCACCGCCGGCGTGCCGGCCGGTTCGCTGCCGGTGGTGGCGTTGATCTGCGGCATGGTCGGGGTGCCGCCGGAAGGCATCGGCATCATCCTGGGCGTGGACCGCTTCCTGGACATGTGCCGGACCACGCTCAATACGACCGGCGATCTGGTCCTGGCCACGCTGGTGGCCAAGGGCGAGGAGTGA
- the tkt gene encoding transketolase has protein sequence MSAPTRRQLANAIRFLAADAVQAANSGHPGMPMGMADIAEVLWNDYLRHNPNNPKWFNRDRFVLSNGHGSMLQYALLHLTGYDLPIEELKNFRQLHSKTPGHPESHITPGIETTTGPLGQGFANAVGFALAEKLLAQHYNRPEYQVVDHRTWVFMGDGCMMEGISHEAASLAGTLGLGKLVAFWDDNHISIDGETDGWFTDDTPARFRAYGWHTIGPIDGQDADAIKAAIDEALEVTDKPTLIACKTTIGFGSPNKAGKESSHGSALGKDEVEATRKALDWPYPAFEIPKEIYDGWRATGAGSLRQAEWEQLFDKYAKQYPAQAAELARRSHAKLPDDFLAKADAYIAKVQADMPDIASRKASQQAIEFYTGLLPEIVGGSADLAPSNLTLWKSAKTAVGDDPDANYVHYGVREFGMSAIANGIAQHGGFIPFDATFLTFSDYARNALRMSALMRSHVLHVYTHDSIGLGEDGPTHQPVEHLASLRLIPHNDVWRPCDAAETAASWKAALARQDGPSCLIFSRQNLKPQPRGKAEIEGIYRGGYVLAEAEGGTAKVILIATGSEVGIASEAREKLQAAGIPTRLVSMPCTNVFDRQDEAYRESVLPRSIRARVAVEAASTDFWFKYVGLDGTIVGMTSFGESAPAEKLFPYFGFTADHVVEAAQSVVEG, from the coding sequence ATGTCCGCTCCGACCCGCCGTCAGCTCGCCAACGCCATCCGTTTCCTCGCCGCCGATGCGGTGCAGGCCGCCAACTCCGGCCATCCCGGCATGCCCATGGGCATGGCCGACATCGCCGAGGTGCTGTGGAACGACTACCTGCGCCACAACCCCAACAACCCCAAGTGGTTCAACCGCGACCGCTTCGTGCTGTCCAACGGCCACGGCTCGATGCTGCAGTACGCGCTGCTGCACCTGACCGGCTACGACCTGCCGATCGAGGAACTGAAGAACTTCCGCCAGCTGCATTCCAAGACCCCGGGTCATCCGGAAAGCCACATCACCCCCGGCATCGAGACCACCACCGGTCCGCTCGGGCAGGGCTTCGCCAACGCGGTCGGCTTCGCCCTGGCCGAGAAGCTGCTGGCCCAGCACTACAACCGCCCCGAGTACCAGGTCGTGGACCACCGCACCTGGGTGTTCATGGGCGACGGCTGCATGATGGAAGGCATCTCGCACGAGGCCGCTTCGCTGGCCGGCACGCTGGGTCTGGGCAAGCTGGTCGCCTTCTGGGATGACAACCACATCTCCATCGACGGCGAGACCGACGGCTGGTTCACCGACGACACCCCGGCGCGCTTCCGCGCCTACGGCTGGCACACCATCGGCCCGATCGACGGCCAGGACGCCGATGCCATCAAGGCCGCCATCGACGAGGCCCTGGAGGTCACCGACAAGCCGACCCTGATCGCGTGCAAGACCACGATCGGCTTCGGCTCGCCCAACAAGGCCGGCAAGGAGTCCAGCCACGGCTCGGCGCTGGGCAAGGACGAGGTGGAAGCCACGCGCAAGGCGCTGGACTGGCCGTACCCGGCCTTTGAGATCCCCAAGGAGATCTACGACGGCTGGCGCGCCACCGGCGCGGGCAGCCTGCGCCAGGCCGAGTGGGAGCAGCTGTTCGACAAGTACGCCAAGCAGTACCCGGCCCAGGCCGCCGAGCTGGCGCGCCGCTCGCACGCCAAGCTGCCCGACGATTTCCTGGCCAAGGCCGATGCCTACATCGCCAAGGTCCAGGCCGACATGCCCGACATCGCCTCGCGCAAGGCCTCGCAGCAGGCGATCGAGTTCTACACCGGCCTGCTGCCGGAGATCGTCGGCGGTTCGGCCGACCTGGCGCCGTCCAACCTGACCCTGTGGAAGAGCGCCAAGACCGCCGTCGGCGACGACCCGGACGCCAACTACGTGCATTACGGCGTGCGTGAGTTCGGCATGTCGGCCATCGCCAACGGCATCGCCCAGCACGGCGGATTCATTCCGTTCGATGCGACCTTCCTGACCTTCAGCGACTACGCGCGCAACGCGCTGCGCATGAGTGCGCTGATGCGCAGCCATGTGCTGCACGTCTACACGCATGATTCGATCGGCCTGGGCGAGGACGGCCCGACGCACCAGCCGGTCGAGCATCTGGCCAGCCTGCGCCTGATCCCGCACAACGATGTCTGGCGCCCGTGCGATGCGGCCGAGACGGCAGCCAGCTGGAAGGCGGCGCTCGCGCGTCAGGACGGCCCGAGCTGCCTGATCTTCAGCCGCCAGAACCTGAAGCCCCAGCCGCGCGGCAAGGCCGAGATCGAAGGCATCTACCGCGGCGGCTATGTGCTGGCCGAGGCCGAGGGCGGCACCGCCAAGGTGATCCTGATCGCAACCGGTTCGGAGGTCGGCATCGCCTCGGAGGCGCGCGAGAAGCTGCAGGCCGCGGGCATCCCGACGCGTCTGGTGTCGATGCCGTGCACCAACGTGTTCGATCGCCAGGACGAGGCCTACCGGGAGTCGGTGCTGCCGCGCTCGATCCGCGCCCGCGTGGCGGTGGAGGCGGCCTCGACCGATTTCTGGTTCAAGTACGTGGGTCTGGATGGCACGATCGTGGGCATGACGAGCTTCGGCGAGTCGGCCCCGGCGGAGAAGCTGTTCCCGTATTTCGGCTTCACCGCCGACCACGTGGTCGAAGCGGCGCAGAGCGTGGTCGAGGGCTGA
- a CDS encoding M23 family metallopeptidase, whose protein sequence is MRFLLTLLLGIVIGAVGLRLVERTHALRAVGLDVQPTSTPGTAAAAVDAAVAQAAPTTPALQMVGDVQPTRIAVEPVSPQAPVGDDTDAPAVPAVAPPQVRAPDDGQGLLVPVQGVQRSALRDTFTDARSAGRVHDAIDIMAPAGTPVLAVADGTVEKLFDSKRGGLTIYQFEPSGRLAYYYAHLQRYADGLQEKQAIKRGQVIGYVGSTGNASPDAPHLHFAIFQLGPEKQWWKGTAVNPYPVLHDGAPVP, encoded by the coding sequence ATGAGATTCCTGCTGACGCTGTTGCTGGGCATCGTGATCGGCGCGGTCGGCCTGCGCCTGGTCGAGCGCACCCACGCCCTGCGCGCGGTCGGGCTGGACGTGCAGCCCACCTCTACCCCGGGCACCGCCGCGGCGGCCGTCGACGCCGCCGTCGCACAGGCCGCGCCGACGACGCCTGCCCTGCAGATGGTCGGCGACGTGCAGCCCACGCGCATCGCGGTCGAACCGGTCTCGCCGCAGGCGCCGGTGGGCGATGACACCGATGCGCCCGCCGTGCCGGCCGTGGCACCGCCGCAGGTTCGCGCGCCTGACGACGGCCAGGGCCTGTTGGTGCCGGTGCAGGGCGTGCAGCGCAGTGCGCTGCGCGACACCTTCACCGACGCGCGCAGCGCCGGACGCGTGCACGATGCGATCGACATCATGGCGCCGGCCGGCACGCCGGTGCTGGCCGTCGCCGATGGCACGGTGGAGAAGCTGTTCGACAGCAAGCGCGGCGGGCTGACGATCTATCAGTTCGAACCGAGCGGCCGGCTTGCCTATTACTACGCGCATCTGCAGCGCTACGCCGACGGCCTGCAGGAGAAGCAGGCGATCAAGCGCGGCCAGGTGATCGGCTATGTCGGCAGCACCGGCAACGCCAGCCCCGACGCGCCGCACCTGCACTTCGCCATTTTCCAGCTCGGCCCGGAAAAGCAGTGGTGGAAGGGCACTGCGGTCAATCCCTACCCGGTGCTGCACGACGGCGCGCCTGTGCCCTGA
- a CDS encoding L,D-transpeptidase: MTRAVPLLPSLLALALIAPLQAHASQASAPAATAHAAATPDTPDPARANDAATVDGASGLLRLQVLLDRANFSPGEIDGQAGSNQQRALRGYQAAHGLAVTGQPDAATWQALNADTKPVVASYTLTADDVAGPFVQIPKQIAKQAGLEALGYTSLAEALGERFHVSPQTLQQLNPGLDLATAKAGTVVKVTNVLGAEPLAKAARVVVDKSDSTLSLLDAQGKVYAQFPVTSGSVHDPLPIGQWKILGISRDPTFHYNPKLFWDAKKGDKKATIAAGPNNPVGRVWIDLSKDHYGLHGTPEPRNVGKTQSHGCVRLTNWDVLKLADAVDASVPVTFQE, translated from the coding sequence ATGACCCGTGCCGTTCCGCTGCTGCCGAGCCTGCTCGCGCTCGCCCTGATCGCCCCCCTGCAAGCGCACGCCTCGCAGGCCAGCGCACCCGCCGCCACGGCGCACGCCGCCGCGACACCCGACACGCCGGACCCGGCGCGCGCCAACGACGCGGCCACGGTCGACGGCGCCTCCGGCCTGCTGCGCCTGCAGGTGCTGCTGGACCGGGCGAACTTCTCCCCGGGCGAGATCGACGGCCAGGCCGGCTCGAACCAGCAGCGGGCCCTGCGCGGCTACCAGGCCGCACACGGCCTGGCGGTCACCGGCCAGCCCGACGCGGCGACCTGGCAGGCCCTGAACGCCGATACCAAGCCGGTCGTCGCCAGCTATACCCTGACCGCCGACGACGTGGCCGGCCCGTTCGTACAGATCCCCAAGCAGATCGCCAAACAGGCCGGCCTGGAGGCGCTGGGCTACACCTCGCTGGCCGAGGCCCTGGGCGAACGCTTCCACGTCTCGCCGCAGACGCTGCAACAGCTCAACCCCGGCCTGGACCTGGCCACGGCCAAGGCCGGCACGGTGGTCAAGGTCACCAACGTGCTCGGCGCCGAGCCGCTGGCCAAGGCCGCGCGCGTGGTGGTGGACAAGTCCGATTCCACGCTCAGCCTGCTCGACGCCCAGGGCAAGGTGTATGCGCAGTTCCCGGTGACCTCCGGCAGCGTGCATGACCCGCTGCCGATCGGGCAGTGGAAGATCCTGGGCATCTCGCGCGATCCGACCTTCCACTACAACCCCAAGCTGTTCTGGGATGCGAAGAAGGGCGACAAGAAGGCCACCATCGCCGCCGGCCCCAACAACCCGGTGGGCCGGGTGTGGATCGACCTGTCCAAGGACCACTACGGCCTGCACGGCACGCCCGAACCCCGCAACGTGGGCAAGACCCAGTCCCACGGCTGCGTGCGCCTGACCAACTGGGACGTGCTCAAGCTCGCCGATGCGGTGGACGCGAGCGTGCCGGTGACCTTCCAGGAGTGA
- the mprF gene encoding bifunctional lysylphosphatidylglycerol flippase/synthetase MprF, which translates to MTLSQLRARGAFVDTWLPRLQRARPWLLGLAALVVAALVVDAFIDLSRQITYDGVIASVRDVPGWKLGLALAATALSFFSLTGYDASALRYAGARVPYRVVAKTAFIAYALSNMIGLGVFTGGAVRLRLYGAAGVEAGLITRAIAFNALAFGLGISVVGAGGVLLDARELAPLAHMPVWMLQALAVAALALAGALMWACRRGEFRLGPIRIRLPAPSMAWQQLGVSVVDIVASAAVMWFLLPDGAIGFPAFVGFYAAAMVLGVISHVPGGLGVFEAVMLLALKGTMPSDQLAGALVLYRLIYYVLPLLLAMVVLAVHELLRSPAAPVGRAVVGLAPHLLAAFTAVVAIMLLVSGVTPATDQATELLAMHVPLLLVEASHFLSSIAGVAMLFVARALLRRLDAAWWAAVVLTLAALVLALPKGLAVDESLVLGSLMAVLLLSRKQFTRKASLLAVPFSGGWLLAMVVVCVAVTALLFFVYRDVAYANQLWWQFEFDGNAPRSLRAMVGVSILALVLALRQLLRPPAPPLPLPSAEELARAQEILRRQPSADAALALTGDKPLLFSEKGDAFVMFGRQGKSWVALFDPAGPREAWPELVWRFLERARESGARGCFYQVRPDALPLYLDAGLRLFKLGEYAWVPLAGFSLQGKRRGNLRNGVNRSEREGLSFSLVEREEVAALLPELRAVSDAWLDKHNTAEKRFSVGAFDDAYIARNPVAVVRREGRIIAFASLLVTDLQQEVSIDLMRQLEDAPNGTMDFLFCKLMLHFAQAGYARFGLGMAPLSGMAGHALAPRWHRIGRLLFAHGEHFYNFRGLRAFKEKFDPQWEARYLAAPGGMAPLLVMGDVAALISGGYKGVIGK; encoded by the coding sequence ATGACCCTGTCGCAGCTGCGCGCCCGTGGTGCCTTTGTGGACACCTGGCTGCCGCGCCTGCAGCGCGCCCGTCCCTGGCTGCTGGGGCTGGCCGCGCTGGTGGTGGCCGCGCTGGTCGTGGATGCCTTCATCGACCTGTCGCGGCAGATCACCTACGACGGCGTCATCGCCTCGGTGCGCGACGTGCCGGGCTGGAAACTGGGCCTGGCGCTGGCCGCGACCGCGCTGAGCTTCTTCTCGCTGACCGGCTACGACGCCTCGGCGCTACGCTACGCCGGCGCGCGCGTGCCGTATCGCGTGGTGGCCAAGACCGCGTTCATCGCCTATGCCTTGAGCAACATGATCGGCCTGGGCGTGTTCACCGGCGGCGCGGTGCGCCTGCGCCTGTATGGCGCGGCCGGCGTGGAGGCCGGCCTGATCACCCGCGCGATCGCCTTCAACGCGCTGGCCTTCGGGCTGGGCATCAGCGTGGTCGGCGCCGGCGGCGTGCTGCTGGACGCGCGCGAACTGGCGCCACTGGCGCACATGCCGGTATGGATGCTGCAGGCGCTGGCGGTGGCCGCGCTGGCGCTGGCCGGTGCGCTGATGTGGGCCTGCCGGCGTGGGGAGTTCAGGCTGGGGCCGATCCGCATCCGCCTGCCGGCGCCGAGCATGGCCTGGCAGCAGCTGGGCGTGTCGGTGGTGGACATCGTCGCCTCGGCGGCGGTGATGTGGTTCCTGCTGCCGGACGGCGCGATCGGCTTCCCGGCCTTCGTCGGCTTCTATGCCGCGGCCATGGTGCTGGGCGTGATCAGCCATGTGCCGGGTGGGCTGGGCGTGTTCGAGGCGGTGATGCTGCTGGCGCTGAAGGGCACGATGCCCTCGGACCAGCTGGCCGGCGCGCTGGTGCTGTACCGGTTGATCTACTACGTGCTGCCGCTGCTGCTGGCCATGGTCGTGCTGGCCGTGCATGAATTGCTTCGCAGCCCGGCCGCGCCGGTCGGCCGCGCGGTGGTCGGGCTGGCGCCGCACCTGCTGGCCGCCTTCACCGCGGTGGTGGCGATCATGCTGCTGGTCTCGGGCGTGACCCCGGCCACCGACCAGGCCACCGAACTGCTGGCCATGCACGTGCCGCTGCTGCTGGTGGAAGCCTCGCACTTCCTGAGTTCGATCGCCGGCGTGGCCATGCTGTTCGTGGCCCGCGCGCTGCTGCGCCGGCTGGACGCGGCCTGGTGGGCGGCGGTGGTCCTGACCCTGGCCGCGCTGGTGCTGGCGCTGCCCAAGGGCCTGGCGGTGGACGAATCGCTGGTGCTGGGCAGCCTGATGGCGGTGCTGCTGCTCTCGCGCAAGCAGTTCACGCGCAAGGCCTCGCTGCTGGCCGTCCCCTTCAGCGGCGGCTGGTTGCTGGCGATGGTGGTGGTGTGCGTGGCGGTGACCGCGCTGCTGTTCTTCGTCTATCGCGACGTGGCCTACGCCAACCAGCTGTGGTGGCAGTTCGAGTTCGACGGCAACGCGCCGCGCTCGCTGCGGGCGATGGTGGGCGTGTCGATCCTGGCGCTGGTGCTGGCCCTGCGCCAGCTGCTGCGCCCGCCGGCGCCGCCGCTGCCGCTGCCCAGTGCCGAAGAACTGGCGCGGGCGCAGGAGATCCTGCGCCGGCAGCCTTCGGCCGACGCGGCGCTGGCGCTGACCGGCGACAAGCCGCTGCTGTTCTCCGAGAAGGGCGATGCCTTCGTGATGTTCGGCCGCCAGGGCAAGTCGTGGGTGGCGCTGTTCGATCCGGCCGGCCCGCGCGAGGCCTGGCCCGAGCTGGTGTGGCGCTTCCTCGAACGCGCCCGCGAGTCCGGCGCGCGCGGCTGCTTCTACCAGGTCCGCCCGGACGCGCTGCCGCTGTACCTGGACGCGGGCCTGCGGCTGTTCAAGCTGGGCGAGTACGCCTGGGTGCCACTGGCCGGCTTCAGCCTGCAGGGCAAGCGCCGCGGCAACCTGCGCAACGGCGTCAACCGCAGCGAGCGCGAGGGCCTGAGCTTCAGCCTGGTCGAGCGCGAGGAGGTGGCCGCCCTCCTGCCCGAGCTGCGCGCGGTCTCCGATGCCTGGCTGGACAAGCACAACACCGCCGAGAAGCGCTTCTCGGTCGGCGCCTTCGACGATGCCTACATCGCGCGCAACCCGGTGGCGGTGGTGCGGCGCGAAGGCAGGATCATCGCCTTCGCCTCGCTGCTGGTGACCGACCTGCAGCAGGAGGTCAGCATCGACCTGATGCGCCAGCTGGAGGACGCGCCCAACGGCACGATGGATTTCCTGTTCTGCAAGCTGATGCTGCACTTCGCCCAGGCCGGTTATGCGCGCTTCGGCCTGGGCATGGCGCCGCTGTCGGGCATGGCCGGCCACGCGCTGGCGCCGCGCTGGCATCGCATCGGGCGCCTGCTGTTCGCCCACGGCGAGCACTTCTACAACTTCCGGGGCCTGCGGGCCTTCAAGGAAAAATTCGATCCGCAGTGGGAAGCCCGCTACCTGGCCGCGCCAGGCGGCATGGCGCCGCTGCTGGTCATGGGCGATGTCGCCGCGCTGATCAGCGGTGGCTACAAGGGAGTCATCGGCAAATGA
- a CDS encoding AcvB/VirJ family lysyl-phosphatidylglycerol hydrolase — protein MIRLASCLLLLACALPVAAQQSRPAPERISHGNFRDVALYRPVGPLKQVVLMLSGDGGWNATMDADAQALAANGTFVAGIDTPQMRRQFTGDGKGCVFPDGDLENLSHYLQGYAQLPGYRAPLLIGEGSGAAIAYAMVAAGDAGIFAGALTLDFTPALDLGRVPCEGKGNIFDALPTRGATTTLVPARQKLDVPWLTLDTDGPKKGFDAKPFAAQVKGSSFVQLATGGDQAAVRRAALTTAAHMLAREQVATLPPPPPQDLSGLPLNEVPATGGARGDTYAILLSGDGGWAGLDQEVAKALAAKGIPVVGFDSLRYFWKKRTPQGLASDLDRIIRYYSAHWGKARVMLIGYSQGADVLPFAVNRLAPDTRAQLLQAVYLALSNNAAFEFHVTNWMSDDVADAIPTMPEILRLKAAQNFCVYGEGDDEQVCSKIPPGHLRVQALTGGHHFDGDYAHLADIILTAASAAEDKR, from the coding sequence ATGATCCGTCTCGCAAGCTGTCTGCTGCTGTTGGCCTGTGCGCTGCCGGTGGCCGCGCAGCAATCGCGTCCCGCGCCAGAGCGCATCTCGCACGGCAACTTCCGCGACGTGGCGCTGTACCGGCCGGTCGGCCCGCTCAAGCAGGTGGTGCTGATGCTCTCCGGCGACGGCGGCTGGAACGCGACCATGGACGCCGATGCGCAGGCGTTGGCCGCCAACGGCACCTTCGTGGCCGGCATCGACACGCCGCAGATGCGGCGGCAGTTCACCGGCGACGGCAAGGGGTGCGTGTTTCCCGATGGCGACCTGGAGAACCTCTCCCACTACCTGCAGGGCTACGCGCAGCTGCCGGGCTACCGCGCGCCGCTGCTGATCGGCGAGGGCAGCGGTGCGGCCATCGCCTATGCGATGGTCGCCGCGGGCGATGCGGGCATCTTCGCCGGCGCGCTGACCCTGGATTTCACGCCCGCGCTGGACCTCGGCCGCGTGCCCTGCGAGGGCAAGGGCAACATCTTCGACGCGCTGCCCACGCGCGGGGCGACCACCACGCTGGTGCCGGCGCGGCAGAAGCTGGACGTGCCGTGGCTGACGCTGGACACCGACGGGCCGAAGAAGGGCTTCGACGCCAAGCCCTTCGCCGCGCAGGTCAAGGGGTCCTCGTTCGTGCAGCTGGCCACCGGCGGCGATCAGGCCGCAGTGCGCCGCGCCGCGCTGACCACCGCCGCGCACATGCTGGCGCGCGAACAGGTCGCGACCCTGCCGCCGCCGCCGCCGCAGGACCTGTCGGGCCTGCCCCTGAACGAGGTGCCGGCCACCGGCGGCGCCCGCGGCGACACCTACGCCATCCTGCTCAGCGGCGACGGCGGCTGGGCGGGCCTGGATCAGGAGGTGGCCAAGGCGCTGGCGGCCAAGGGCATCCCGGTGGTGGGCTTCGACTCGCTGCGCTACTTCTGGAAGAAGCGCACGCCGCAGGGCCTGGCCAGCGACCTGGACCGCATCATCCGCTACTACAGCGCGCACTGGGGCAAGGCCAGGGTGATGCTGATCGGCTATTCGCAGGGCGCCGACGTGCTGCCGTTCGCGGTCAACCGGCTGGCGCCGGACACGCGCGCCCAGCTCCTGCAGGCGGTGTACCTGGCGCTGAGCAACAACGCCGCGTTCGAGTTCCATGTCACCAACTGGATGAGCGACGACGTCGCCGACGCCATCCCGACCATGCCGGAGATCCTCAGGCTCAAGGCGGCGCAGAACTTCTGCGTCTATGGCGAGGGCGACGACGAGCAGGTGTGCAGCAAGATCCCGCCGGGTCATCTGCGCGTGCAGGCGTTGACCGGCGGCCACCACTTCGACGGCGACTACGCGCACCTGGCCGACATCATCCTCACCGCGGCCAGCGCGGCCGAAGACAAGCGCTGA